A section of the Lagopus muta isolate bLagMut1 chromosome 17, bLagMut1 primary, whole genome shotgun sequence genome encodes:
- the TFIP11 gene encoding tuftelin-interacting protein 11 codes for MSMSHLYGTDGEDGVEMESFEVSDWDLQNEFNPHRHRHRQTKEEATYGVWAERDSDEERPSFGGKRSRDYSAPVNFISAGLKKSAAEDVSDEDSDEDEKPVKQEEIPKEFVPKKLKTGGNFKPSQKGFVGGTKSFTDFGSWERHTKGIGQKLLQKMGYVPGRGLGKNAQGIINPIEAKQRKGKGAVGAYGSERTSQSLQDFPVVDSEEEAEEEFQKELSQWRKDPNGGKKKPKYSYKTVEELKAKGRINKQLSTPQKELSQVKVIDMTGREQKVYYSYSQISHKHNIPDDNPQQLLGKDSKPQGFALPELEHNLQLLIDITEQEIIQSDRQLQYERDMVVNLSHEIQKMSEILSHEETAISNLSKVLDMVEECERRMQPSCENPLTLDECAKIFETLQDKYYEEYRMSDRVDLAVAIVYPLMKDYFKNWDPLKDCTYGTEIIAKWKSLLENDQLLSHGGQDLSTDAFHRLMWEIWMPYVRNIVAQWQPRNCGSMVDFLDSWVHIIPVWILDNILDQLIFPKLQKEVENWNPLTDTVPIHSWIHPWLPLMQARLEPLYSPIRNKLANALQKWHPSDSSAKLILQPWKDVFTPGSWEAFMVKNIVPKLGMCLNELIINPHQQHMDAFYWVIDWEGMISVSSLVGLLEKHFFPKWLQVLCSWLSNSPNYEEITKWYLGWKSMFSDQVLAHPSIKDKFNEALDIMNRAVSSSVGGYMQPGARENIAYLTHTERRKDFQYEAMQERREAENMAQRGIGVAASSVPMNFKDLIQTKAEEHNIVFMPVIGKRHEGKQLYTFGRIVIYIDRGVVFVQGEKTWVPTSLQSLIDMAK; via the exons ATGTCCATGTCTCACCTGTACGGCACGGACGGGGAGGATGGCGTGGAGATGGAGAGCTTCGAGGTGTCGGACTGGGACCTTCAGAACGAGTTCAACCCGCACCGGCATCGGCACCGGCAGACCAAGGAGGAGGCCACTTACGGCGTGTGGGCCGAGCGAGACTCGGACGAGGAGCGGCCCAGCTTCGGCGGCAAGCG CTCTAGGGATTACTCAGCCCCCGTGAACTTCATCAGTGCAGGGCTGAAAAAGTCAGCAGCTGAGGATGTGTCAGATGAGGACTCTGATGAAGATGAGAAGCCCGTTAAACAGGAGGAGATCCCTAAAGAATTTGTGCCAAAGAAGTTGAAAACA GGTGGAAATTTCAAGCCCAGTCAGAAAGGCTTTGTAGGGGGCACAAAATCTTTCACGGATTTTGGCAGCTGGGAGAGACACACTAAGGGAATTGGGCAAAAACTTCTCCAGAAGATGGGTTATGTCCCTGGAAGAGGTCTTGGGAAGAATGCTCAAG GTATTATTAATCCAATTGAGGCCaagcaaagaaaaggcaaaggagctgtgggagcaTATGGCTCTGAAAGAACCAGCCAGTCTTTGCAAGACTTCCCTGTTGTTGACTCGGAAGAAGAAGCTGAGGAG gaATTTCAAAAAGAACTCAGTCAGTGGCGGAAGGATCCTAATGGAGGCAAGAAAAAGCCCAAATACAGCTATAAGACAGTAGAAGAACTGAAAGCCAAGGGTAGGATTAATAAACAGCTTTCAACCCCTCAGAAGGAGCTCTCTCAAGTCAAG GTTATAGATATGACGGGCCGGGAGCAAAAGGTTTATTACAGCTACAGTCAAATTAGCCACAAACACAACATCCCCGATGACAatcctcagcagctgctgggcaaggACTCGAAGCCCCAGGGATTTGCCCTGCCTGAGCTGGAGCACAACTTACAGCTTCTCATTGACATCACGGAGCAGGAGATCATCCAGAGCGACCGTCAGCTGCAGTATGAGAGGGACATGGTGGTCAACCTAAGCCATGAGATACAGAAGATGTCTGAGATTCTCTCACACGAGGAGACGGCCATCAGCAACCTCAGCAAAGTCCTGGACATGGTGGAGGAGTGTGAGAGACGGATGCAACCCAGCTGTGAAAATCCTTTGACCTTGGATGAGTGTGCCAAGATCTTTGAGACGCTTCAAGACAAGTACTATGAAGAGTACAGAATGTCTGACAGGGTAGACTTGGCAGTAGCAATAGTCTATCCTCTCATGAAAGATTACTTCAAGAACTGGGATCCCCTCAAG GACTGTACGTACGGCACTGAGATTATAGCCAAGTGGAAGAGCCTTTTGGAAAACGACCAGCTCTTATCACACGGGGGGCAGGACCTTTCAACGGATGCTTTTCACAG attgATGTGGGAAATCTGGATGCCATATGTCAGAAACATAGTGGCACAGTGGCAGCCAAGGAACTGTGGGTCAATGGTGGATTTCCTGGATAGCTGGGTACACATCATTCCTGTGTGGATACTGGATAACATTCTGGATCAGCTCATCTTCCCCAAGCTACAGAAAGAG GTTGAAAACTGGAATCCTCTGACAGACACAGTCCCAATCCATTCCTGGATCCACCCCTGGCTTCCCCTGATGCAGGCACGACTGGAGCCTCTTTATTCTCCCATCAGAAACAAGCTGGCAAACGCACTGCAGAAATGGCATCCCAGTGACTCCTCAGCCAAACTTATCCTTCAGCCCTGGAAGGATGTGTTCACACCCGGGTCATGGGAGGCTTTCATGGTGAAGAACATTGTGCCTAAACTCG GGATGTGTTTGAATGAACTTATAATTAACCCTCATCAGCAGCACATGGATGCCTTCTACTGGGTGATTGACTGGGAGGGAATGATTTCTGTTTCCAGTCTTGTTGGGCTGCTGGAGAAACACTTCTTCCCAAAATGGCTGCAG GTGCTGTGCTCTTGGCTTAGTAATAGCCCCAATTACGAGGAGATCACAAAGTGGTACTTGGGCTGGAAGTCCATGTTCTCAGACCAAGTGTTGGCACATCCATCAATCAAAGACAAATTTAATGAAGCTCTTGATATCATGAACCGGGCTGTCTCTTCCAGTGTTG GTGGCTACATGCAGCCAGGTGCCCGGGAGAACATTGCATACCTCACTCAcacagagaggaggaaagactTCCAGTACGAAGCCATGCAGGAGCGGCGAGAGGCTGAGAACATGGCTCAGCGAGGCATAGGGgtggctgccagctctgtgccaaTGAATTTTAAGGACCTAATTCAGACAAAAGCAGAGGAACACAACATTGTTTTCATGCCTGTGATTGGAAAGCGGCACGAAGGGAAGCAGTTATACACGTTTGGACGGATTGTGATTTACATTGACAGAGGTGTTGTATTTGTACAAGGAGAAAAGACCTGGGTGCCAACCTCTCTCCAGAGTCTCATTGATATGGCCAAGTGA